Proteins found in one Exiguobacterium sp. 9-2 genomic segment:
- a CDS encoding fimbrial assembly protein: MAQRRKGTYIYFNFTDVAIFGAVVKKGVIKRRAVVALPPGTLQGGWLQPEASLDFIFDGLLTKLKVPRGSQAVLALDGSLVLARKLDIPETIETNQIRGYLFMEIGHSIVLPFEEPYFDYTVLEEDGKREIMLYAAPNEALKQYTQLFKQKHLRLVAAEPQPLATYFGIESHHPVTTEADTLLIWNANATNHQLIIIEDHVPRLIRSVDTFAADAWDVDVIDDQLHYRYRSDDPTVELILDEMLLEFSRVLDFYRFSLAREGREITNVVLAGDFPFRDELATRFRSNFDLSLDEIPDMMTIDGQSIPRAYLPLAGLASPRKDRINLLPENDEAPKYPLVASLILLLFGGLAGGYLYWQTDQFADRVESTNDQIQIVRQLQSESDQSAKQEVAQLKQTVEGLETTPRPAVPTLERITRYLPERGYILQFAYGANHAVTMTTQFETLDELNDFYRELLTDKVFSGTNLASVTTRTMNEKADVVTTTTVDPTTGQEIPTTEITPSDDAKSEEPRYIGQFSLNVNPTEVVKGETNEADPAVPKEDQPAESETDSSTEATPSTDPTTETTDPNVTTEIEEVPDN, translated from the coding sequence ATGGCGCAACGGCGTAAAGGGACTTATATCTACTTTAATTTTACCGACGTCGCAATCTTCGGTGCGGTCGTCAAAAAAGGCGTCATTAAGCGCCGGGCAGTCGTCGCGCTGCCGCCAGGAACACTGCAAGGAGGCTGGTTGCAGCCGGAAGCCTCGCTTGATTTCATCTTTGACGGGTTACTGACGAAGCTGAAAGTACCGCGTGGCTCGCAAGCGGTGCTGGCGCTCGATGGTTCACTCGTTCTCGCCCGGAAACTTGATATTCCGGAGACGATCGAGACGAATCAAATTCGCGGCTACCTGTTCATGGAGATCGGACATAGTATCGTCCTGCCGTTTGAAGAACCGTATTTTGATTACACGGTTCTGGAAGAAGACGGCAAGCGGGAAATCATGCTGTATGCCGCCCCTAACGAAGCGCTGAAGCAATACACGCAACTGTTCAAACAAAAGCATTTGCGACTGGTTGCTGCTGAACCTCAACCGCTCGCGACCTACTTCGGGATTGAATCTCATCACCCAGTTACAACAGAAGCTGATACGTTATTGATCTGGAATGCGAATGCGACGAATCACCAGCTGATCATCATCGAAGATCACGTGCCACGTCTGATTCGCTCGGTCGACACGTTTGCGGCTGACGCGTGGGATGTTGATGTCATCGATGATCAATTGCATTATCGTTACCGCTCGGATGATCCGACGGTCGAACTCATCTTAGATGAGATGTTGCTCGAGTTCTCGCGTGTACTCGATTTCTATCGATTTTCGCTCGCGCGCGAAGGACGAGAGATCACGAATGTCGTCCTTGCCGGGGACTTCCCGTTCCGTGATGAACTGGCAACACGTTTCCGGTCGAACTTTGATTTAAGTCTCGATGAAATTCCAGATATGATGACGATCGACGGACAGTCAATTCCACGAGCGTACTTACCGCTCGCTGGTCTTGCTTCACCGCGAAAAGACCGCATCAACTTATTACCGGAAAACGACGAAGCACCGAAATATCCGCTTGTCGCTTCACTCATTCTGTTGTTGTTCGGCGGACTCGCTGGTGGTTATCTCTACTGGCAAACCGATCAATTCGCGGATCGCGTCGAATCGACGAACGATCAAATCCAGATCGTCCGTCAGTTGCAGTCGGAATCGGACCAATCGGCGAAGCAGGAAGTCGCGCAACTCAAACAGACAGTCGAAGGACTCGAGACGACGCCGCGTCCTGCCGTACCGACGCTTGAACGGATTACCCGTTATCTCCCAGAACGCGGTTATATCCTTCAATTCGCGTATGGTGCGAATCATGCCGTGACGATGACGACCCAATTCGAGACGCTTGATGAACTAAACGATTTTTATCGTGAATTGTTGACAGATAAAGTCTTCTCAGGAACGAACCTTGCGAGTGTGACGACACGGACGATGAATGAAAAGGCGGATGTCGTCACGACGACGACGGTTGATCCGACGACCGGGCAAGAAATTCCGACGACGGAAATCACACCGTCGGATGATGCAAAATCTGAAGAACCTCGTTATATCGGACAATTCTCGTTGAACGTCAACCCGACGGAAGTCGTCAAAGGCGAAACAAACGAAGCTGATCCGGCAGTACCAAAAGAAGATCAGCCAGCTGAATCGGAAACGGATAGCTCGACGGAAGCGACTCCTTCAACCGATCCGACGACGGAGACGACTGATCCGAATGTAACGACTGAAATCGAGGAGGTGCCGGACAATTGA
- a CDS encoding G5 domain-containing protein, with amino-acid sequence MMINFKRFAVHTLLLVLLVALIYVPSFALISFTGKATETTTFSETARIGSVPVSGMERNEAKSTVEKAVTEWTKKTPLTTGTGEETTPIPTNVVAIDVAAAVKKASLKKGGDLVVRIDEVNLESYLASQPISYTPEQKQVFEKWLINTSKTLTEGNYDPAKTESAADPSETVVSSVAFTTRSGAEEQMVTAMANVEIKAGQLMNVKTYGMDAVAGSYVGSKLYELFAKTPFEIVERMPHSTLPDGITLGYDVRIDEKTDFAVRNTQAISYRLVAVQNGSDVTLELRGTPFKETVTTVLEGEKTIPYRTITRYSATLTAGSTSDTQAGEDGKSIEVYRVVKSVKGEKKQLLALDFYAAIPAIVTKSNQAEPVPVTPPVDETTDDNGTDTTEPATDTPSTDTPATDTTEPDTNVDTPESPSTPDIPTSPTSPSSDETGDPASPVDDETTGEPVG; translated from the coding sequence ATGATGATCAATTTTAAGCGTTTTGCTGTACATACTCTTTTACTCGTTTTACTCGTCGCCCTCATCTATGTACCTTCGTTTGCCTTGATTTCATTTACGGGCAAAGCGACAGAAACTACGACATTCTCTGAAACGGCACGAATCGGATCTGTACCCGTTAGTGGTATGGAACGGAACGAAGCGAAGTCAACTGTTGAAAAAGCAGTGACAGAATGGACGAAGAAGACACCACTGACGACCGGAACCGGGGAAGAAACGACTCCAATTCCAACGAATGTCGTAGCAATTGATGTTGCGGCGGCGGTCAAAAAAGCATCTTTGAAAAAAGGTGGCGATTTGGTCGTTCGAATTGATGAAGTAAATTTAGAGAGTTACTTAGCATCACAACCGATCAGTTACACACCTGAACAAAAGCAAGTATTTGAAAAATGGTTAATCAATACGAGCAAGACATTAACAGAAGGAAACTACGATCCTGCTAAAACAGAATCAGCGGCTGATCCTTCTGAGACGGTCGTCTCAAGTGTCGCCTTTACGACACGGTCTGGTGCAGAAGAACAAATGGTTACTGCAATGGCAAACGTTGAAATTAAAGCAGGACAACTGATGAACGTTAAAACATACGGCATGGACGCTGTCGCTGGATCCTACGTCGGTAGTAAATTGTATGAATTGTTTGCAAAAACACCGTTTGAGATTGTGGAACGGATGCCGCATTCCACGTTACCGGACGGAATCACACTCGGTTATGATGTGCGGATTGATGAAAAAACAGACTTTGCTGTCCGTAATACCCAAGCCATTTCGTATCGTCTGGTCGCAGTTCAAAATGGCAGTGACGTTACGTTGGAACTTAGGGGAACACCATTTAAAGAAACGGTCACTACAGTCTTAGAAGGCGAAAAAACGATTCCATATCGGACAATCACACGTTATTCGGCGACTTTGACAGCCGGATCAACAAGTGACACACAAGCTGGGGAAGATGGGAAATCCATCGAGGTCTATCGCGTTGTAAAATCAGTGAAAGGTGAGAAGAAGCAGCTGTTAGCGCTCGACTTTTACGCAGCGATCCCTGCGATCGTCACGAAAAGTAACCAAGCTGAACCTGTACCGGTAACGCCACCCGTCGATGAAACGACAGACGATAACGGAACGGATACGACAGAGCCAGCGACTGATACACCATCTACAGATACGCCAGCAACTGACACGACAGAACCAGATACGAATGTAGATACACCTGAATCACCATCGACACCGGATATTCCGACATCACCAACATCTCCAAGTAGTGATGAGACAGGTGATCCCGCATCACCGGTCGATGACGAAACGACAGGTGAACCTGTCGGCTAA
- a CDS encoding Maf family protein has protein sequence MITQPHLILASASPRRTELLQQIGIAHAVVPANVVEEAPYPMSPHEYVRHLSQKKARAITTDGVILAADTVVAIDDMILEKPADRGEARAMLARLSGRAHEVVTGVTIRFGEKEETFDVTTHVRFGALPNEWIEGYIATTEPYDKAGGYGIQAMGGLFVEAIEGDYYNVVGLPIHEITKRLASFTIKPMFA, from the coding sequence ATGATAACGCAACCACACTTGATTCTCGCCTCAGCTTCACCGCGCCGGACGGAACTCTTGCAACAAATCGGAATCGCTCACGCAGTCGTACCGGCGAATGTCGTCGAAGAAGCGCCGTATCCGATGTCCCCGCATGAATACGTCCGTCATCTATCGCAAAAGAAAGCGCGAGCGATTACGACAGACGGTGTCATTCTGGCTGCCGATACAGTCGTTGCAATTGACGATATGATTCTCGAGAAGCCGGCAGATAGGGGAGAGGCACGGGCGATGCTCGCGCGTCTATCGGGACGAGCACATGAAGTCGTGACAGGAGTAACGATTCGCTTTGGTGAGAAGGAAGAGACATTCGACGTGACGACACACGTTCGTTTTGGTGCATTGCCAAACGAATGGATCGAAGGCTATATCGCGACGACCGAGCCCTATGATAAAGCGGGTGGATATGGTATTCAAGCGATGGGTGGCCTGTTCGTCGAAGCGATCGAGGGCGATTACTATAATGTTGTCGGATTGCCGATCCACGAAATCACGAAACGTCTCGCGTCCTTTACGATCAAGCCGATGTTTGCGTAA
- a CDS encoding GspE/PulE family protein, with translation MAMKRKRLGEMLIEESVVTEAQVNEALTVKRSTEKLGDALLRLGHLTEQQLLEALHHQLNIPIIQLYNYPVDVAVTKLISKDLAQRHNLVPIYREGNRLFIAMADPLDLIAIDDLRMQTGLLIDVGIATREEVRRTILKYYDIDSSLRELLESDDVMTNEQIADVVNREEAPVIRLVNQILENAIAQRASDIHMDPQESSMTIRIRIDGELRTENNYPKQVQNILTTRIKVMSELDITESRLPQDGRIKYVFNGLPYDFRVSTLPTVYGEKVVIRILDSSNSNISISKIGFSSRNESQFRDMLKRPNGIILITGPTGSGKSSTLYAALNELNDESRNIITVEDPVEYQVDGINQVQVNAKIGLTFASGLRSILRQDPNVVMVGEIRDIETAEISIRASLTGHLVLSTLHTNSAVSSITRLIDMGVEPFLVAASVSGLIAQRLVRRVCRDCGEVHPISTREQELFDQEEIEATTVMRGRGCPSCNMTGYRGRVAIQEVIMIDEVLRRMIMNQSTEGEITAHVKSQGQRFLLADGLSKVAQGITTTEEILRTVISE, from the coding sequence ATGGCAATGAAGCGAAAGCGTTTGGGTGAGATGTTGATTGAAGAGAGTGTCGTGACAGAAGCGCAAGTGAATGAGGCGTTGACCGTCAAACGATCGACTGAAAAATTGGGAGATGCCCTGTTACGATTAGGTCATTTGACGGAACAACAGCTATTGGAAGCTTTGCATCATCAACTTAATATCCCAATCATTCAGTTGTATAACTACCCGGTAGATGTCGCTGTCACGAAATTGATTTCGAAAGACTTAGCTCAACGCCACAATCTTGTTCCGATTTATCGGGAAGGAAATCGACTATTCATTGCAATGGCTGATCCCTTAGACTTGATTGCCATTGATGATTTACGGATGCAGACTGGTCTTTTGATTGACGTCGGAATTGCCACACGTGAAGAAGTCAGACGAACGATTCTAAAATATTACGATATTGATTCCTCGTTACGGGAATTGCTCGAATCAGACGATGTCATGACGAATGAACAGATTGCCGACGTCGTGAATCGAGAAGAGGCACCTGTCATTCGTCTCGTCAATCAAATTCTTGAAAATGCGATTGCACAACGTGCGTCAGATATTCACATGGATCCGCAAGAATCGTCGATGACGATTCGAATTCGGATCGATGGTGAACTTCGGACGGAAAACAACTATCCAAAACAAGTACAAAACATCTTGACGACACGAATCAAAGTCATGAGTGAACTTGATATTACAGAATCCCGTCTACCACAAGATGGACGAATCAAGTACGTCTTCAATGGTTTGCCGTATGACTTCCGGGTTTCAACCTTACCGACCGTTTACGGCGAAAAGGTCGTCATTCGGATTCTCGACAGCTCGAACTCGAATATCTCAATCTCAAAAATCGGTTTTAGTTCGCGTAACGAATCACAATTTCGAGATATGCTGAAGAGACCGAATGGAATCATTTTAATCACTGGTCCGACCGGGTCCGGTAAATCGTCGACGTTGTATGCAGCGTTGAATGAGTTGAATGACGAGTCACGCAATATCATTACCGTCGAAGACCCAGTTGAATACCAAGTTGACGGCATCAATCAGGTGCAAGTTAATGCAAAAATTGGTCTGACATTCGCGAGCGGTCTCCGCTCCATTTTGCGTCAGGATCCGAACGTCGTCATGGTCGGAGAAATCCGGGATATCGAGACAGCTGAGATTTCAATTCGTGCCTCGCTGACAGGTCACCTTGTCCTTTCGACCTTGCACACGAACTCTGCCGTCAGTTCTATCACCCGGTTGATTGATATGGGTGTCGAACCGTTCCTAGTTGCTGCATCCGTCAGTGGATTGATCGCGCAACGGCTCGTTCGTCGAGTGTGTCGCGATTGTGGAGAAGTACATCCAATTTCGACGCGAGAACAGGAATTATTTGATCAAGAGGAAATTGAGGCGACGACGGTCATGCGGGGACGTGGTTGTCCGTCGTGTAACATGACCGGATACCGTGGACGCGTCGCGATTCAGGAAGTGATCATGATTGATGAAGTTTTGCGCCGGATGATCATGAATCAATCAACAGAGGGCGAAATTACTGCGCATGTCAAATCACAAGGGCAACGCTTCTTGCTTGCAGATGGATTATCAAAAGTTGCTCAAGGTATCACGACGACAGAAGAAATATTACGGACGGTGATTTCTGAATGA
- a CDS encoding rod shape-determining protein: protein MFGSFSREIGIDLGTANTLVYVKGQGIVVREPSVVAFRTDTGKIEAVGNAAKNMIGRTPGNVTARRPMKDGVIADYETTATMIKYFMDQASKKKGLFSSKTNVMICVPSGITSVEKRAVEDAAKLAGAREAYTIEEPFAAAIGAGLPVSEPTGSMVVDIGGGTTEVAVISLGGIVTSQSIRVGGDEMDESIIRYIKSKYNLMIGERTAETLKMTIGYARIDEESENETMEIRGRDLVTGLPKQIEVTSAEICDALSDTVEAILAGVKHTLEQTPPELSADVMDRGIVLTGGGALLKNLDAVIEDETRILTLVAENALDCVAIGTGKSLEMMNVLRSKSGISQKR from the coding sequence ATGTTTGGATCATTCAGCCGTGAAATCGGCATTGACTTAGGTACGGCTAACACGCTCGTGTATGTAAAGGGGCAAGGAATCGTCGTCCGTGAACCGTCCGTCGTTGCTTTCCGTACGGATACAGGGAAAATTGAGGCAGTTGGTAATGCAGCAAAAAACATGATCGGTCGTACGCCGGGTAACGTGACTGCACGACGCCCGATGAAAGACGGGGTTATCGCGGATTATGAAACAACCGCTACGATGATCAAATATTTCATGGATCAAGCTTCAAAGAAAAAAGGCTTGTTCTCTTCTAAGACGAACGTCATGATCTGTGTACCAAGTGGTATTACATCGGTCGAAAAACGTGCGGTTGAAGATGCAGCGAAACTTGCGGGTGCGCGTGAAGCATACACGATCGAAGAACCATTCGCAGCAGCAATCGGTGCAGGTCTTCCGGTTTCAGAACCAACAGGCTCGATGGTCGTCGACATCGGTGGTGGTACGACAGAAGTTGCTGTCATCTCACTCGGTGGTATCGTCACAAGCCAATCGATCCGTGTCGGTGGTGATGAGATGGATGAGTCGATCATTCGTTACATCAAATCGAAATACAACTTGATGATTGGGGAACGGACAGCTGAGACGTTGAAAATGACGATCGGTTATGCTCGCATCGATGAAGAATCAGAGAACGAAACGATGGAAATCCGTGGACGCGACCTCGTCACAGGTCTTCCGAAACAGATCGAAGTCACAAGTGCTGAAATTTGTGACGCACTTTCAGATACGGTCGAAGCGATTCTTGCAGGTGTTAAGCACACGCTTGAGCAGACACCTCCTGAATTATCAGCAGACGTCATGGACCGCGGTATTGTCCTGACAGGTGGTGGGGCGCTCTTGAAGAACCTTGATGCTGTCATCGAAGACGAAACACGTATTTTGACACTCGTTGCAGAAAACGCACTTGATTGTGTCGCAATCGGTACAGGAAAATCACTCGAGATGATGAATGTCCTTCGTTCGAAATCAGGCATCTCGCAAAAAAGATAA
- a CDS encoding type II secretion system protein produces the protein MVERLKEIWLDAKQMRDERGLTLIELLVVVVILGIIAAIAVVAIGGLIENSRKDAVVSDAKQLISASKLYTSANPVKSGSSIKLGVYRESKAFVAGSNEAKMDEYIDDMKDPFNGDAAYKDAYVTVTAATNGKYTYTVTLKGDKDYFTNEAPSYLKRDNVTKSSSASE, from the coding sequence ATGGTAGAGCGTTTAAAAGAAATCTGGTTAGATGCAAAACAAATGCGCGATGAGCGCGGACTGACGTTGATCGAGTTACTCGTCGTCGTCGTCATCTTAGGAATCATTGCAGCAATCGCTGTCGTCGCAATCGGTGGATTGATCGAGAATTCGCGGAAGGATGCAGTTGTTTCGGATGCGAAGCAATTGATATCTGCTTCTAAACTCTATACTTCAGCAAATCCAGTTAAATCAGGATCATCGATCAAGCTTGGTGTTTATCGTGAAAGCAAAGCATTTGTAGCAGGTAGCAACGAAGCTAAAATGGATGAATACATTGATGATATGAAAGATCCATTTAATGGAGATGCAGCATACAAAGATGCTTACGTTACAGTTACTGCAGCAACAAATGGAAAATATACTTATACAGTTACGCTTAAAGGTGATAAAGACTACTTCACAAACGAAGCTCCTTCTTACTTAAAGCGTGATAATGTCACTAAATCCTCTTCAGCTAGTGAGTAA
- the radC gene encoding RadC family protein, giving the protein MVQLKGLAQATTVELLACLVRSGTRDRTPLEIAEELLHIYPSLIELEAAGVGGLEKAPGVGKAKALQIMAGLELGRRLVTEPKWVRPTIRSPEDAAELLLEEMRLYQQEHFICLYLNTKNEVVSKKTLFIGGLNTSIVHPRDVFREAIRCSAANFIAVHNHPSGDPTPSREDIEVSERLVEAGRLIGISCLDHIIIGHGQFISMKQRGFM; this is encoded by the coding sequence ATGGTTCAGTTGAAAGGCTTAGCACAAGCGACGACAGTCGAGTTGTTGGCATGTCTTGTCCGAAGCGGAACGCGCGACCGGACACCGCTCGAAATCGCGGAAGAATTACTGCACATCTATCCTTCACTGATTGAACTCGAGGCAGCTGGAGTCGGTGGACTCGAGAAAGCACCAGGTGTCGGAAAGGCAAAGGCGTTGCAAATCATGGCGGGACTGGAACTCGGTCGTCGTCTCGTCACGGAACCGAAGTGGGTTCGACCGACGATCCGTTCACCGGAAGACGCGGCGGAGCTGTTGTTAGAAGAAATGCGCCTCTATCAACAGGAACATTTCATCTGCCTGTATTTGAATACGAAAAATGAGGTTGTCTCGAAAAAGACGTTATTCATTGGAGGATTGAACACGTCAATCGTCCACCCGCGAGACGTTTTCCGGGAAGCGATTCGCTGCTCGGCTGCGAACTTCATTGCCGTCCATAATCATCCGTCCGGTGATCCGACGCCAAGTCGGGAAGATATCGAGGTATCCGAGCGACTTGTTGAGGCAGGACGACTCATTGGAATCAGTTGTCTTGACCACATCATCATCGGGCATGGACAATTTATTAGTATGAAACAGCGCGGATTTATGTAA
- a CDS encoding prepilin peptidase, with protein sequence MTIVFTVYFFLLGLLITSFTNVVGLRVPVGESIVHPRSHCPTCGHVLGPLELTPVLGYAMLGGKCRSCGQSISIKYPALELLGGILYAYAFWQFGWSMELALTLVLTSLLFILTMSDLAYMLIPNKILLIFLPIALIVRYLSPLENWYNPIIGGIVGFVLLFVIFLASRRGMGAGDVKLFGLLGIFLGPLHVVIALFVSAFVGSVLGLTLLGLGRVKRKQPIPFVPSIAVGTLLTYYFADDWVSWYLDLLL encoded by the coding sequence ATGACGATCGTCTTCACGGTTTATTTTTTCTTGTTAGGCTTACTTATCACGTCGTTTACGAACGTTGTCGGTCTGCGCGTCCCGGTCGGGGAGTCGATTGTTCATCCGCGCTCCCATTGTCCGACGTGTGGCCATGTCTTAGGACCGCTCGAACTGACACCGGTACTCGGTTACGCTATGCTTGGCGGCAAGTGCCGCTCTTGCGGACAGTCAATCTCAATCAAGTATCCAGCGCTTGAATTACTCGGAGGGATTCTTTATGCCTATGCCTTTTGGCAGTTCGGCTGGTCGATGGAACTGGCCTTGACACTCGTCCTGACGAGCTTGCTGTTCATCCTAACGATGTCAGACTTAGCGTACATGCTGATCCCGAATAAAATTTTACTCATCTTTTTGCCAATTGCCTTGATTGTGCGCTACCTTTCTCCACTCGAAAACTGGTATAATCCAATTATTGGTGGAATCGTCGGCTTCGTTCTATTATTCGTCATCTTTCTTGCTTCCCGTCGTGGTATGGGAGCAGGGGATGTCAAACTGTTCGGACTGCTCGGAATCTTCCTTGGACCGCTTCACGTCGTCATTGCCTTGTTCGTCTCGGCATTCGTTGGTTCCGTTCTTGGCTTAACATTACTTGGACTCGGACGCGTGAAACGGAAACAACCCATTCCCTTCGTTCCGTCGATTGCCGTCGGAACATTACTGACATATTATTTTGCGGATGATTGGGTATCGTGGTACCTCGATTTACTGCTTTAA
- a CDS encoding type IV pilus twitching motility protein PilT, whose product MNSTIERAQIEDILRSSKEQDASDVHITAGSPPVFRINGTLAPFGTEKMKPIIIDGFVRSLITDEMYQQLKQDRDIDFSFGVPGVARYRVNCFYQRGALSIAFRTIPTEVPTLEQLALPPVLKRFLTKPHGLILVTGPTGSGKSTTLAAMINEINQTMYKRIITLEDPIEYLHSHHKSLIDQREIGIDAPRFATGLRSALRQDPDVILLGEMRDLETIATAVTAAETGHLVFATVHTSTAASTVSRIIDVFPSEQQDQIRAQLANVLAGVISQRLMPRSDGTGRVAALEIMVDTPAVSNLIRTGKEYQIQSVLQTGKQYGMQTMQMALQDLVSRGLIPASAATPYISG is encoded by the coding sequence ATGAACAGTACGATTGAACGTGCCCAAATTGAGGACATACTACGTTCCTCTAAAGAACAAGATGCATCAGATGTCCACATCACGGCGGGATCACCACCCGTTTTTCGAATTAATGGAACGTTAGCGCCGTTTGGTACGGAGAAAATGAAGCCAATCATCATTGATGGATTCGTTCGATCCCTGATTACGGACGAAATGTATCAACAATTAAAACAAGATCGGGACATCGATTTTTCGTTTGGAGTACCGGGCGTTGCTCGATATCGGGTCAATTGTTTTTATCAACGGGGCGCATTATCGATAGCATTTCGAACAATCCCGACAGAAGTACCAACACTTGAGCAATTAGCATTACCTCCTGTCCTAAAGCGTTTTTTGACGAAACCGCACGGCTTGATTCTTGTGACAGGTCCGACCGGTTCCGGAAAATCGACGACGCTTGCAGCGATGATCAATGAAATCAATCAGACAATGTATAAACGCATCATCACGCTCGAAGATCCAATCGAATACTTACATAGTCATCATAAAAGTCTGATTGATCAGCGGGAAATTGGAATCGATGCGCCACGCTTTGCTACGGGATTACGGTCGGCGCTCCGTCAGGATCCGGATGTTATCTTGCTCGGTGAGATGCGGGATCTTGAGACGATCGCAACTGCCGTTACGGCTGCTGAAACCGGTCACCTTGTCTTTGCGACGGTCCATACGTCAACCGCTGCTTCGACGGTCAGTCGGATCATCGATGTCTTTCCGTCAGAACAACAAGATCAGATTCGAGCTCAGCTGGCGAACGTCCTCGCTGGCGTCATCTCACAACGCTTGATGCCCCGCTCAGACGGAACAGGACGTGTCGCGGCACTCGAGATTATGGTCGATACACCAGCCGTCTCGAACTTGATTCGGACCGGTAAGGAATATCAGATTCAATCTGTCTTACAGACAGGTAAACAATATGGCATGCAGACGATGCAAATGGCGTTGCAGGACCTCGTCAGCCGAGGGTTGATTCCGGCATCTGCTGCAACACCGTACATATCGGGGTGA
- a CDS encoding type II secretion system F family protein, which translates to MAVFTYEGRTMAGKRKKGKITALTKREAAEKLRTDQIAVTSLEKQESKGLNTEITFLSPKPKIEHLVMYARQFATLVRSGVSIVKATEILRKQTESKPLERALIEVEDDLRSGIQFSKAIEKHPRVFDTFFVSMAMAGEASGNLEEALENIVTQLQKQYEIKRKVISALIYPAVVSLVAVGVVVFLMMNVVPTFASIFDQLGSELPLITKLVVAVSDFFVAYWWVMLLIAFGLIGLLYFNLKNERQRLFFDRFLLIIPVFGPLIQKSQIALMTRGLSVLLNASVPILASLDITERIVTNRIIRKGIAGANEAMARGIPMHEPLEKNKYFPPLVTQMIAIGEETGRLDSMLTEVANFYETEVETTTDRLKSIIEPLLIVVLAAIVGVIVIAVVVPMFKIYSDIQAS; encoded by the coding sequence ATGGCAGTATTCACGTATGAAGGTCGCACGATGGCCGGTAAACGAAAGAAGGGCAAAATCACGGCGCTGACGAAACGAGAAGCCGCAGAAAAACTGCGAACGGATCAGATCGCTGTGACATCGCTTGAGAAGCAGGAGTCAAAAGGACTGAACACGGAGATTACGTTTCTTAGTCCAAAACCGAAAATCGAACATCTCGTCATGTATGCGCGTCAGTTTGCGACGCTTGTGCGGTCGGGTGTCTCCATCGTCAAGGCAACAGAGATCCTTCGAAAACAGACGGAATCAAAGCCGCTTGAGCGAGCACTGATTGAAGTCGAGGATGACTTACGCAGTGGAATTCAATTTTCGAAAGCGATCGAGAAACATCCCCGCGTCTTTGATACGTTCTTCGTCAGTATGGCGATGGCGGGGGAAGCGAGTGGTAACTTAGAGGAAGCACTTGAGAATATCGTGACGCAGCTTCAAAAACAGTATGAGATTAAACGAAAGGTCATCTCGGCACTGATTTACCCAGCCGTCGTCTCACTTGTTGCTGTCGGCGTCGTCGTGTTCTTGATGATGAACGTCGTCCCGACGTTTGCTTCGATTTTTGATCAGCTCGGTAGTGAGCTACCGCTGATCACGAAGCTCGTCGTCGCGGTATCGGATTTCTTCGTCGCGTACTGGTGGGTCATGTTGTTAATTGCTTTTGGATTGATTGGATTACTGTACTTTAATTTAAAAAACGAACGCCAACGACTATTTTTCGATCGCTTTTTATTAATTATTCCCGTTTTTGGTCCCCTGATTCAAAAGTCGCAGATCGCCTTAATGACCCGGGGACTGTCCGTCCTGCTTAATGCTTCCGTCCCAATTTTAGCCTCGCTCGACATCACGGAGCGGATTGTGACGAATCGAATTATCCGGAAAGGGATTGCCGGCGCTAATGAAGCGATGGCACGCGGCATTCCGATGCACGAACCGCTTGAGAAAAACAAATATTTTCCACCTCTCGTCACACAGATGATTGCCATCGGTGAAGAGACGGGACGACTTGATTCGATGCTGACAGAGGTCGCGAACTTCTACGAGACGGAGGTTGAGACGACAACAGATCGATTGAAGTCAATCATTGAACCATTGCTGATCGTTGTCTTAGCCGCAATCGTCGGTGTCATCGTCATCGCCGTCGTCGTACCGATGTTTAAAATTTACTCGGATATACAAGCAAGTTGA